From the Desulfosarcina sp. BuS5 genome, one window contains:
- a CDS encoding nucleotidyltransferase family protein: protein MADLIRQKRDKIVQLADKYGAKNIRIFGSFARGENNSESDADFLVNMEGSLLRRIALMQDLEDLLGRKVDVVTEKSVHWYVRERIMKEAVPL, encoded by the coding sequence ATGGCAGATTTGATAAGGCAGAAACGGGATAAAATCGTACAGTTGGCAGATAAATACGGAGCAAAAAACATACGTATTTTCGGCTCATTCGCACGAGGCGAAAACAATTCCGAAAGCGATGCGGATTTTCTGGTAAATATGGAGGGAAGCCTGCTGAGACGCATTGCGTTGATGCAGGATTTGGAAGATTTGCTCGGCAGGAAAGTGGATGTTGTTACAGAAAAAAGTGTTCACTGGTATGTTCGTGAAAGAATTATGAAAGAAGCTGTTCCCTTATGA
- a CDS encoding addiction module protein: MNRMEIKKMSTVERLQVMEALWNSLLEEESKIVSPEWHGNILEERKRKMESGEAEFISLEELKKNR, encoded by the coding sequence ATGAATAGAATGGAAATCAAAAAAATGAGCACAGTTGAACGGCTTCAGGTTATGGAGGCGCTTTGGAACTCCCTGTTGGAAGAGGAATCCAAAATCGTATCCCCCGAATGGCATGGGAATATCCTTGAGGAAAGAAAAAGAAAAATGGAAAGTGGTGAAGCTGAATTCATATCCCTGGAAGAACTGAAAAAGAATCGCTGA
- a CDS encoding pilus assembly FimT family protein → MRFCKRYTCSQNRLYHFCRFDNSGFTLVELLAVIVVLSTISAVAVSRFYFSDSNLEAQTEAIKVYLRYAQVRSMNTETVWGISCDGTDLWLYRDGNINNKVLPAGEDGVDVNLAEKGISMGAFTVSFNSWGKPCTDEAGQTEWDTYPPLTVNSVSGSDSRNIIITKNTGFIP, encoded by the coding sequence ATGCGTTTTTGTAAAAGATACACGTGCAGTCAGAACCGCTTATACCATTTTTGCCGGTTCGATAATTCCGGCTTTACCCTGGTTGAATTACTGGCGGTTATAGTTGTCCTCAGCACAATCAGCGCTGTTGCTGTAAGCCGTTTTTATTTCAGTGATTCAAACCTGGAAGCCCAGACCGAAGCGATAAAAGTCTATCTGCGCTATGCCCAGGTCAGATCGATGAATACGGAAACCGTCTGGGGTATCAGTTGCGACGGGACTGATTTATGGCTTTACCGCGATGGAAATATTAATAATAAGGTTCTTCCGGCAGGCGAAGATGGTGTTGATGTAAACTTGGCCGAAAAAGGGATCTCTATGGGGGCTTTTACGGTCTCTTTCAATTCCTGGGGCAAGCCCTGCACCGATGAGGCAGGTCAAACAGAGTGGGATACCTACCCACCCTTGACAGTTAATTCAGTTTCAGGTTCAGACAGCAGAAATATAATCATCACCAAAAACACAGGCTTTATTCCATGA
- a CDS encoding HepT-like ribonuclease domain-containing protein, with amino-acid sequence MKDQRLYLIHIKECIEKIEQYTEDGELSFSNDPKIQDAVIRNFEIIGEAVKRLSEDTRQTVSEIPWRQFAGLRDVLIHQYDGIDLSEVWLTVVDDLPILKEAVRTLLESDK; translated from the coding sequence ATGAAAGATCAACGACTTTATCTCATTCATATAAAAGAATGCATTGAGAAAATAGAACAATATACTGAAGACGGCGAATTATCGTTTTCAAATGATCCGAAAATACAGGATGCGGTGATTCGTAATTTTGAAATTATCGGCGAAGCCGTAAAACGTCTTTCCGAAGATACACGGCAAACTGTTTCGGAAATACCCTGGAGGCAGTTTGCAGGATTACGAGATGTTCTGATTCATCAGTATGACGGTATAGATCTTTCAGAAGTATGGCTGACGGTTGTAGATGACCTGCCGATTTTGAAGGAAGCGGTCAGGACGCTCCTGGAATCTGATAAATAA
- a CDS encoding type II toxin-antitoxin system HicA family toxin, whose product MPKKIRELIQELVEAGFYEIKGTGKGSHRKYAHALYPGAVTISGKSGGDSKQYQEKQVRQAIEEVKK is encoded by the coding sequence ATGCCAAAGAAAATAAGAGAATTGATACAAGAGCTTGTTGAGGCAGGGTTCTATGAAATCAAAGGCACAGGTAAGGGATCTCATCGAAAATATGCGCACGCCCTTTACCCGGGCGCTGTAACCATCAGCGGAAAATCAGGTGGAGATTCCAAGCAGTATCAGGAAAAACAAGTACGGCAAGCAATTGAAGAGGTAAAAAAATGA
- a CDS encoding HigA family addiction module antitoxin, translated as MRDFPPVHPGEILLEEFLKPMGISQYRLAKDIGVAAMRINKIVRGKRGISADTALRLARYFGMSVEFWTGIQTHYETEMAKMVLAGRLEKEVKIFAQAV; from the coding sequence ATGAGAGATTTTCCACCGGTTCATCCTGGTGAAATCCTGCTTGAGGAATTTTTAAAACCTATGGGAATTAGTCAATATCGCCTTGCAAAAGATATAGGTGTCGCGGCTATGCGTATCAACAAAATTGTTCGCGGCAAAAGGGGAATCAGCGCGGATACGGCGCTTCGCCTTGCCCGCTATTTTGGAATGTCGGTTGAATTCTGGACAGGAATCCAGACTCATTATGAGACTGAAATGGCTAAAATGGTACTCGCAGGCCGGCTTGAGAAGGAAGTAAAAATTTTTGCGCAAGCCGTTTGA
- a CDS encoding DUF4160 domain-containing protein — protein sequence MPKIYVYLGIVILFYSNEHEPVHIHGKHQGRESKAELIIENGKVIDIIIKPVRGRKLLHANILKNFKIFVDIYSEKIVQKWIDYFVLHKEVICENIERRIK from the coding sequence ATGCCAAAGATTTATGTGTATCTCGGTATTGTGATTTTATTTTATAGTAACGAACATGAACCCGTTCACATTCATGGAAAGCATCAAGGAAGGGAATCAAAGGCTGAACTTATTATTGAAAACGGAAAAGTAATCGACATTATAATAAAACCCGTAAGAGGACGTAAACTTTTGCATGCAAATATTTTGAAAAATTTCAAGATATTTGTTGATATTTATTCTGAAAAAATTGTTCAAAAATGGATTGATTATTTCGTCTTGCATAAAGAGGTGATTTGCGAAAATATCGAGAGGAGAATCAAATGA
- the ispF gene encoding 2-C-methyl-D-erythritol 2,4-cyclodiphosphate synthase gives MRIGNGYDIHRLVKGRKLILGGVTIPFEKGLLGHSDADVLLHAVCDALLGAAGLGDIGLHFPDTDIQYKNISSLKLLRKTCSMIADKGFAVVNLDTVILAEAPKISPYREEMRKNIAKAAGIKPENINIKATTGEGLGFTGRGEGIGAMCVALIE, from the coding sequence ATGCGCATAGGAAACGGATATGATATTCACAGGCTCGTCAAAGGCCGCAAGCTCATTTTGGGGGGGGTGACAATCCCGTTTGAAAAGGGGCTGCTCGGACACTCGGACGCGGATGTTCTCCTGCACGCGGTTTGTGACGCCTTGCTGGGAGCCGCGGGCCTGGGAGATATCGGCTTGCATTTTCCGGATACGGACATACAATATAAGAATATTTCCAGCCTGAAGCTGCTGCGCAAAACCTGTTCCATGATAGCCGATAAGGGCTTTGCAGTGGTTAATCTGGATACTGTTATATTAGCTGAGGCTCCCAAAATTTCCCCTTACAGGGAGGAAATGAGAAAGAATATTGCCAAAGCAGCCGGAATTAAACCTGAAAATATAAACATAAAGGCTACCACCGGCGAAGGCCTTGGTTTCACAGGCAGAGGCGAAGGTATTGGAGCTATGTGTGTGGCCCTGATTGAATAA
- a CDS encoding DUF2442 domain-containing protein, which produces MIKENQIIKIEKASYLGGYKIKLAFNDKSEQSIDFYPFLSNSLNPLIRKYLDEKKFKEYELDDGDLEWNDYDLCFPIADLYENTIRP; this is translated from the coding sequence ATGATTAAGGAGAATCAAATAATTAAAATTGAAAAAGCAAGCTACCTTGGCGGTTATAAGATAAAATTAGCTTTTAATGATAAATCGGAACAATCTATAGATTTTTACCCATTCCTTTCAAACTCCTTAAATCCGTTGATAAGAAAATATTTAGACGAAAAAAAATTCAAGGAGTATGAACTGGATGATGGCGATTTAGAATGGAATGACTATGATCTTTGTTTTCCAATAGCTGATTTATATGAGAATACAATTAGGCCATAA
- a CDS encoding PulJ/GspJ family protein, producing MKKESGFTLLEIILVLVIFSIIVAVAGLGIVTGTKGYVFARQNAHSAQKAQMALARITREFQELYNITACSGSSVSFESGDGEYIIGLDGSRIRIAAGGSTLANGDILIDGIEANGFTLTFYKGDEIWNQGTDDIDSLTDISIQIDMIRNDVIGGSLTFSTFVHPRNVGYW from the coding sequence ATGAAAAAAGAATCCGGCTTTACACTTCTTGAAATAATTCTTGTACTTGTGATTTTCAGCATCATCGTTGCGGTTGCAGGCCTGGGGATTGTCACCGGCACAAAAGGCTATGTCTTTGCCCGGCAGAACGCGCATTCCGCCCAGAAAGCGCAGATGGCGCTGGCCCGCATTACCAGGGAGTTTCAGGAACTTTATAATATAACGGCCTGCTCCGGCAGCTCTGTTTCCTTTGAGAGCGGCGACGGAGAATACATAATAGGGCTCGACGGCAGCAGGATACGCATCGCGGCAGGCGGCAGTACGCTTGCAAACGGTGATATACTCATTGACGGAATTGAAGCAAACGGATTTACCCTGACTTTTTACAAGGGTGATGAAATCTGGAATCAGGGTACTGACGATATTGACTCTTTAACTGATATTAGTATACAGATCGATATGATACGGAATGATGTCATTGGCGGGAGCCTGACTTTTTCCACGTTCGTTCACCCCAGAAATGTGGGTTATTGGTGA
- a CDS encoding pilus assembly protein HicB, whose product MKTSDKYHKWVEWSEEDQVYIGKCPDLITGIHGDDPQQVYSDLCEVVEDVIRHLESKKSSLPFPQVRPMRDVA is encoded by the coding sequence ATGAAGACGAGCGACAAATACCATAAATGGGTGGAGTGGAGTGAAGAAGATCAGGTTTACATAGGCAAGTGTCCCGATCTTATAACAGGGATTCACGGTGATGACCCACAACAGGTATATAGTGACTTATGTGAAGTAGTTGAGGATGTTATTCGCCATCTGGAGTCTAAAAAAAGTTCCCTTCCCTTCCCGCAAGTCAGACCGATGCGAGACGTAGCATAA
- a CDS encoding DUF433 domain-containing protein, translated as MKKRISVNPKIHFGKPCITSTRITVQNILDRKI; from the coding sequence ATGAAAAAAAGAATTTCAGTAAATCCAAAAATCCATTTTGGCAAACCTTGTATTACTAGTACTCGAATTACTGTCCAAAATATTCTTGATCGGAAGATATAA
- a CDS encoding prepilin-type N-terminal cleavage/methylation domain-containing protein — translation MKIFTNKRSCVNNEEGFTLIEIIAVIIILGIMAAVAVPKFFDMQEDAKQAVINGALAEGAARFNHAFGKYILKEKKAPATIADLTDTETEDYLGATPGTGENIGDFDIKWEKSTDDLVITVTNAPTVGDLTDLIVVKTITGIEWGSSGS, via the coding sequence ATGAAAATTTTTACGAACAAGAGAAGCTGTGTTAATAACGAGGAAGGTTTCACCCTGATTGAAATCATCGCTGTTATTATCATCCTGGGCATTATGGCCGCTGTGGCTGTGCCCAAGTTCTTTGACATGCAGGAAGATGCAAAACAGGCTGTAATTAACGGCGCGCTGGCCGAAGGAGCGGCCAGATTTAACCATGCCTTTGGTAAATACATATTGAAAGAAAAAAAAGCACCTGCCACTATAGCCGACTTAACTGATACCGAAACAGAAGATTATTTGGGTGCAACCCCCGGGACAGGGGAAAACATTGGTGATTTTGATATAAAATGGGAGAAGAGTACGGATGATCTTGTTATTACAGTTACTAATGCCCCGACTGTTGGCGACTTGACAGATCTAATTGTAGTAAAAACAATTACCGGTATTGAGTGGGGATCATCTGGATCTTGA